The nucleotide sequence CTGCAATGCCTTCGATCGCAACGCTGGCAGGGGTGAATTCCGCGAAAGACTGAATCGAATACTCCGCGCGTACGACTCCGGCTTCGACCTCTCAGAGGGCGGGGAGGTCTTCGCACTCTCGCCGTCTGGCCTTGAGCCGCTCCTTGAAGCGCCGGTTCCGGGCACTGATGCTGAGAACACCATTTCGCGAGTTGAAGCAGCAAAAAGAGAGTTCCGACTTCACCGTGCTTCTGAATCGGAGAGGCGAGATTCGGTTCGAGAGTTGGCCGATGTCCTGGAGTACCTGCGTCCAAAGTTGAAATCCGTGCTCGCCGCAAAAGATGAGCAGGACCTCTTCCATCTCGCAAGCAGTCTCGTTATCTGGCAGGGCATAAACGCAAGCAACATAGAATCAAGAGCTTAGATAGACGGTCCGATTTTGGGGTACGCCGGGGTAACAGGTAGGCCGTTTTTGGGTAACGGACCGGCATCGTTTCCGCCGCAGTTACGGCACGGTCGGGAAATATGGGTACACGCACCCCTGAGCTGGGGGCGGATCGTCGCTCCTGCGCCCGCCTGCGGCTTGCAGTCGGTTCGCCGGGTGTACGATCGCCCCCTTTTATGCTCAGGGCTCGTTTGGAGCCGACTGTCTCAGGAGCCAAAGAGAGCAAGCCCGCGACTTAGAGGTGAGTGATGCCACACAAAGAAATGCAACAAAGGCGGTTGGGGCAAGGATGTGGGTTCACCATCGCCTTCTTCGTAAGCTTCTTGGCCTCCCACTTCCCCTCTGCTGAAGAACCGACGAGACTTCGATGGGAGGGCGCCTGTGGCGTGTTCGGTTTCCTCGTAGGTCTCTGGACGTTCTTCTACATGCGGGACGAACATAGAGAGGAAGTGAGGATTGACAAGTGGTTCCAAGAGTCTCTTAGAGAGAACTTCCCTTCGATGTTCAGGAAAGGGGATGCAGTTGAGGAGGAGGAAGAAGAAGTCGAGGTTGACGTAGAAGACCGACGGAAGTAGGAAGTGGTGACTTTGGTCTTGAGTTCTCTTGCTAGTCGACCCTTGGGGAAATTCCTCATGCCCTTTTCTTTGACTTGGCGCGCCCTGTAGTGCCGTCGGTGCAGACCCTGCGAAGGCGCAGGGGGCGAGAACGGTCGAAGCCATCACTTGCGGGAAACCTGAAGGGCTTCCGCCTCTCAACGGGACGCCTAGCCCCGCGTATTCTGGTGGGTGGAGCTCTAACAGGTTTCTCTTTGAACTCACTGCAAGACTAGGAGGCTCTCTAGATGGAGGTCTACGTAAGTAGAAACGGCGTCCGCACAGGACCCTTCACCGAAGACCAAGTAAAGTCCATGTTGGCCGCCGGCTTGATCTCGCTCGATGAACTACTGATGGGCGAAAGGGCGGCGGACCGCACGGAACGAAGTGCTAGTTCAACCTCACCTCCGTCCGCTCCATCGCCAGTGCTTCCAACGCCCAAGCCAAGAAGAAATATCCCCGAATTGCCTCTTGCGTTCCGATTAGGGGCAGGCACCTTCTTAGTCTTCGGCGTCCTGGTGGCGGTCCTTCCATCGCCCTACCCCGATCTTCTCGCGGAGTTTGTGGGAGCGGCAATCAGTGGACTTTTGATGGCCTGGATAATCTTCACATTCGTGTACACGTTCGGAATCAAGGTCGGTCAGTCGATGGAGCTCAAGGGGCCACGCGGAGTTTTGCTCCGCGGACTCCCGACACTCCTGGTCGCGGTTCCGGCAATGCTCTTTGGAATCGCGCTCGGCCTGGGAGTCTTCCTCGTGATCTGGAGGGGAGAGTTCCGTTCCTTGATCGGAATTGGCATCTTCGTCGCCTGGAAGTGGTACGGATTGTCGAAGCGAAAAGTTCAAGCGAAGGAAGTATCACCGCCTGCCTAGCTCGCGCGAGTCTGCTCGTTCTCGGGCGCGCCTGGGCGAGGCGCGCGACAAATGAACACCACGGAGGAGAAATCAGTGACTAATGGCGAGGATACGAGGCAGCTCGGAGAGCGTATGGCGACCATCCTTCGCGACTTGCAGCGGCGGTCGGGCGTCGTCTATTCAAACGCGGCAGTTATTGTGCGGGACAGTTCAGGCGCGATTTCTGCCGTGAGTCTTCGGACTAGGGGAAAGCAAGATAGAAAGGCTCCTGATGCCGCAAGTTGGGAGGAACTCCAGAGAGAAGCGCAGAGGGCTCTCGCGGAGCTTCTAGCGACGCACGAGGCGGGAACCGGAATGAGCTTTGGAGTCGACTTTCAGATCGAACGAGAAGGAAAGAGCAGTGAGATACGCAAAGTGACCATCATGTACGACGCACTCAACTAGCTAACGCGGAGCCGGCGATGCTCGATTGATCGACTGGCTTGACAAGTACAACGGCGGGATCGTGGGGCCGGCAACGCTGGCGCTACTCTTCGTGACGGCTTGGTACGCGCGTGGAGCTGCCCCGATTCGGTGGACAGTTTGCGACTTTCGCTCATACGACCGGCTGTGAGTCTGTAGTGGAGCCCCGCAGGGGCTCTATCAGTTCTTGGTTCCCACGGAAACGCGGCGTGCCGTCGAGCTCGGCGGCTGAGACCGAGTCGGCGTGACGAGCTTCGATGCGCATCGGGCTGATGTTCCCGATCGCCGAGTGCCGGCGGCGGGGGTTGTAGAAGCCTTCGATAAAGGAAAAGACCGACATTCGAGCCTCGGCCTGGGTTCGAAACGTCTTCCGATCGAGCAGCTCGCACTCGAGCGTGGCAAAGAAGTTCTCGCACATGGCGTTGTCGAAGCAGTCGCCGACCGTCCCCATCGAAGGCCGGACATGCGCCTCGCGACAGCGTCTTCCGAATTCGATCGAGGTGTACTGCAGCCCTGGTCGGAGTGGTGAATCACGTCCTCCGGCTTTCGCCGCGCGAGCGCCATCTCGAGCGCTTCTGCGACGAGCTCGGTGCGCAGATGCGTGCGCATCGCCCAGCCGACTATGCGGCGGCTCCAGGCGTCGAGCACCACCGCGAGATACAGGAAGCCGCTCCAGGTCGGCACGTAGGTGATGTCGGCCACCCAGAGCTTGTTCGGTCCATCGGCGGAAAATTCGCGCCGGACGAGATCCGGCGCAGCCGAGGCTTTGCTACTTCGAGTCGTGGTGCACACGAAACGACGCCGACTGACGCCCTGCAAGCCCAGCTCTATCATCATCCGAGCGACTCGCTTGCGGCTCACCGCCAAGCCCTCTTCGGCGAGATCGTCGAGGAGTCGGGGGGACCCATACGTGCCTTGGGAAAGCCGGTGAAGCTCTCGGATCCGCGTCGACAGCGCCGCATCCTCGCGCGCTCGCTTCGACGGCTTGCGATCCAGCCACGCGTAGTAGCCGCTGGTGGGGACCTCCAGCACTCGGCACTGCGTGGTTACGGGATAGTCGGCCTGATGCGCTCTCACGAATTCGAAGACCCTGACGGGATCGAACCGGTCTCCCGAGCGAACCAGACCGCGGCTTTTGACAGGATTTCTCGTTCGGTCTTCAGCTGCTTCACTTCGCGCCGCAGGCGACCGAGGTCGTCGCGCTCTGCGCTCGTCAAATCATCCGCTCGTCGCCCCTGATCGACGTCCGCCTGCCGAACCCAGTTGCGGATCGCCTGGCTCGACGGCTCGAACTCCTTCGCCAGATCCTCCGGGCTACGACCGGATCGGGCCAACTCCACCATCCGTGACCGAAACTCTGCGGGGTACTGCGCGTGACTCCTCGGCATCCTGGTCTTGTCGCTCTAAAGAGCATGAAGTGTCCACGAAACCGGGGCAACTCCACTTTGAGCCCAGTCCGATGTCGCCTTCTCACCAAGCGCCTAGGGAGTACTGAATGGAGGTGGAGGAGGTGCAGAGCCGCGGGCAACTGGCGGCTGAGGCGTGGAAGGTGCACGGCCGCTGGTTGGTGGAAGCGGAGGCGGCCCCCCGCCGTGGATGGACAACTCATCCCACCGTCGCCTTGTAAGAAGAAGTCCAACTTGGAACGCGAGCGGAACAAAGAGCGCCGCCGACGCAACATCCCACGCATCTAGATTGAAAGCGCCCCACAAGCCTGTGTGTTCGCCTGTACTAAAGTTAGCCTGGCCCAGCTGGCTGTTCCCTTCAAGCATTTCTGCGAATGCCCGGTTTCCAGAGGCGATGCCGACCTTTGCCGAGCGAAAGCCGATAGCGGGCCAAATATCATCCATCCATAGAAAAAAGACCGCAGTGGTGAGCATGGCGAGGACCTTCGCTGGGACTGACCTGGAGAATCGGTAGCTGATCAGAAAACCGGCGCAGCCGTAGCAGAAGGGCTCCAGAAACCTGTCCACAAAGCCGAAAAGAGCGAGTTGGACTGGGAAGGTCTCCATTGGACCTAGTCCACCAACGGGACTGTTCGGGAAGATCTGGAGCTCATGCGTCCGCTCCATAGGTGTTTCGCACTCTCTTGGATTTCTTGAAGTAGAACCACCAAACAGTGCAGTAGAACGCTTCTTTCGATGCGGATCCGACGATCCCGCCCAGGACCGCGGTCAAAACGTCTGTCGGCAGGTCGCCCATCACTAGCAGTGTAATGAGCTCCACTCCGCCAAAGGCGGAAATGCGGAAGATGAGGAATCGCATTGCGAGAGCCCGACCGCCGGACCTGGCGCCCCAGAGGATGAGTCCGACAACAACGCTGCAGACCTGGATCAACGCGAGGCCGGTGTTCTCGACGATCACTCCCGTCTTGAGACTCGGGAAATGAGAGAAAGCTGCCTCTGCACCCTTCCACGCCTCAGTGGTCTGGTTGATAAAAAAGAGGGGCCCTAAAACTGTGAGGCCGACGCAGAAAAGCAGAAGCCAGCCACCGACGCCCGTCGGGCCAAGTGGCACGGGCATTGGCTGTGCGGGTGTGGGCGTGTAGAAGGGTTCCGAGGCCGTTAGAGTCTGGGTAGGAGCAGGGGCGGCGGCTGGCGTTGGCGGGGGCGCTAGAGCCAGAACTGTGCTCAGCGGGGCCCAGTCGGGCATGCCATCCGCCCAGGCCAGCGTGATCGGCGCGATCGACCCACTTTCAAGCATCTGTTGAATCTCTTCAGTGGTGT is from Thermoanaerobaculia bacterium and encodes:
- a CDS encoding DUF4339 domain-containing protein, which translates into the protein MRLLVHIFQNNKQEGPYTTEEIQQMLESGSIAPITLAWADGMPDWAPLSTVLALAPPPTPAAAPAPTQTLTASEPFYTPTPAQPMPVPLGPTGVGGWLLLFCVGLTVLGPLFFINQTTEAWKGAEAAFSHFPSLKTGVIVENTGLALIQVCSVVVGLILWGARSGGRALAMRFLIFRISAFGGVELITLLVMGDLPTDVLTAVLGGIVGSASKEAFYCTVWWFYFKKSKRVRNTYGADA